From the Planctomycetota bacterium genome, the window GCCTGGCGGAGGCGGGCGGCGGCCTCGTGGTCGAGCGGCGTCAGGCCGTCGCGCACGTCGGTGACAAGGAGGACGAGCGCGGCCTCGCGGATGGCACAATCGATCTGCCGTTCGATGTCGGCCGCGAATTCCTGCGACGTGTGGACGCCCATGCCGCCCGTATCGATGAGTTCGAACCACCGTTCGTGGCGTTCGATGAGGGCCGAGACGCGGTCGCGCGTGACGCCGGCCGTCGGATCGACGATGGCGATGCGGCGTCGGGCGAGCGAGTTCAGGAGGCTCGACTTGCCGACGTTCGGCCGACCCACAATGCTGACGATTGGCAAAGCCATAGATTGAACTCTGAACGCGGAATGATAAACCGCCGAGGGGTTTTGTCCGTCTTGTGTGCTTCTCCCGTCCTGATCCGCAGGCCGAAGCGCCCTTGGTTCTCAGGGATTGAATTTTTTCAGGGGCAGCGTGACGGGCTTTCCTGTCCGGGCCGACTGGTAAATCGCGCAGATGACTTCGGCCGATTTTTTGGCCTCGATCCCGGAGACGCAAGGGGCTGTGCCCTCCCGGGCGGCTCGGGCGATATCGTCGAAGTTGTGCGTGAACAGGATGCCGGCGAGGGCCTTCGGGTCGCTGGCGGCACCGGTCCCGGCGCGCCGGGATGCGGCGGCGGGCGGCTTCTCGGCGCCTTCCTCGTCGCGGAGTTTCCAGAGTTCGATCTTGTCGTTCACGAGGTAAACCGTGCCGCCCGTTCCCATGATCTCGTGGCGAACGCCCGATCCGGGGTAGGCGGCGGTGGTTCCCTGGATGACGCCGAGGGCGCCCGATTCGAATTCGCAGACGGCGACGGCGACGTCCTCGACTTCGATCCGCTCGTGCGCGAGAAGGGCCGTCCGGGCCGTGACGGTCTTGATGGGCCCGGCGAGCCACACGAGGAGGTCGATCGCGTGGATGGACTGGTTCATGAGAGCCCCGCCGCCGTCGAACTTCCACGTGCCCCGCCAGGCGCCGGAGTCGTAGTACTCCTGGGTTCGCCACCAGGGCGTGGAACAGGTGGCCAGCGTGATGCGTCCGAAACGTCCGTCGTCGATGGCCGTCTTCGTTTGGCGGACCTCGTCGGCGAAGCGGTGCTGGAAGACGCCTCCGAGCGTGGTGCGGCTCTTTTCGAACGCGGCGATCATCTTGTCGCACCGCTGCGGGGTGATGTCGAGGGGCTTCTCGCAGAGGCAGTGTTTGCCGGCCCGGGCGGCGGCGATGGCGGCGTCGGCGTGCATGCCGCTCGGCGTGCAGATGTCGATGAAGTCGATGTCGGCGCGAGCAAGAACCTCTTCCATCCGCGTGTACGAAGGGACGCCGAACTCGCCGCCGAGCGCGGCCGCCCTGTCCTCCGCCTCGTCCACCACGGCCGCCAGTTGAATCGCCTTCGCGTCGCGGTAGGCCTTGGCGTGCAACTTCCCGATGGTGCCGCAGCCGACGATCGCTGCCTTGAACACGCCTGCTCCTTTCCCGGAGTTCCCGAGGTCAAGCGACGATGAGGCGAGCCCAGCGGCGCTTGCCGACGCGGAGAATGTCGCCGCTGGCGGCCTCGACGGAAGCCTGCGGATTGGCGATGACGTGGTCGTTGATCCGGACGGCGCCCTGCCGAATCAGGCGCATGGCCTCGCTGTTGCTCTTGGCGAAACCCGCCGAGACGATCAGGGAGGCCAGGCCGATCCCGGGCGCGATCCGCACTTCGGGGATCTCGGCGGGGATTTCCTTTTCCGCGAAGACTCGGCGAAACTCCTCTGCGGCGGCGTTGGCGGCCTGCTCGCCGCGATACTGTGCCACGATCACCTTGGCCAGACGCTCCTTCGTGTCGCGCGGGCCGCTGTGCGATAGGCCTTCGCGAAAC encodes:
- a CDS encoding Gfo/Idh/MocA family oxidoreductase, which encodes MFKAAIVGCGTIGKLHAKAYRDAKAIQLAAVVDEAEDRAAALGGEFGVPSYTRMEEVLARADIDFIDICTPSGMHADAAIAAARAGKHCLCEKPLDITPQRCDKMIAAFEKSRTTLGGVFQHRFADEVRQTKTAIDDGRFGRITLATCSTPWWRTQEYYDSGAWRGTWKFDGGGALMNQSIHAIDLLVWLAGPIKTVTARTALLAHERIEVEDVAVAVCEFESGALGVIQGTTAAYPGSGVRHEIMGTGGTVYLVNDKIELWKLRDEEGAEKPPAAASRRAGTGAASDPKALAGILFTHNFDDIARAAREGTAPCVSGIEAKKSAEVICAIYQSARTGKPVTLPLKKFNP